The genomic DNA TTCATGCCGTACCCTTCCTCCATCCGGTTGGGCAGATGGTGCATGGCGCTGATGCCACGCAGGGCGAGAAACTCCTTGATCAGGGCCGTGGCCGTGATGCCGTCCACGTCGTAGTCGCCCCAGATGGCCAGAGTGCGCCCCTCGGCCAGACCGCGTGCCAGAACCTCGGCGGCCTCCATCAGGCCGGGAATCTCCGAGGGCTTGGCCAGATGGCGCAGGCCGGGGCTGAGGAAACGATCCATGTCCTCCACCGAGGTCAGCCCCCTGTTCCAGAGGATATCGACGATGAGGGGGGAGACGGACAACTGCTCGGCCATGACGGCAGACGAGGGCGGCGCGTTTTCGCCGCGGGCTTTCCAGATGCAGGGCAAATCAATTCCCGTTGGTTATGAGAGCAGTCTGATGAACTGTTCGATGTCCTTTGATTCGGCCAATTCCTCGGCCACTTCCAAGACCTCTTCGCGCTCCATTTCCAGGTCCGGACACAGGGCATCAAGCCGGCTGTCGTAGCGGTCCTCCTCCTCTTCCACGGCGTGGGCCGCGCAGTCGGACACACAGATGACCGTGGCCTCGTTGGAGTGGCCGGGCGAAAGCTCCGGAGCGTGGTGCCAGTTGACCGGCTCCACCAGGGTAGGCGGCAGATCCCAGGATTTGAGCACCAGGGCGCCGATCACGGCGTGGTCCAGCCCCCAGTACTCTTCCTCGGCCTCGGCGTCGAGCATGTCCTCGGCATCGGCCAGCTCGCGGATGCCCACCCAGTCTTCCGGGCGGCGCATGGCGATGATGAGCTTGCCGATGTCGTGCAGCAGCCCGGCGGTGAACAGGTTGTCCGGATTGCCGACCTCGGTGATGCGAGAGAGCTCCCTGGCGATCATGGCCACGAAAAACTGGTGCCGCCAGTACTCGCCCAGGTCGAACCCGTTGGGCATGGTTCGACCGCGCGTGAGTCCGTTGACGCCCAGGGTGAGCACGATGTTGCGGATCTCGGCCATGCCGAGCACGGCGGCGGCGCGGGACACGGACTGGACCTCGGCCTGAAGGCCGTAATAGGCCGAATTGGCGAGGCTGAGCACGCGGGTGGTCAATCCCTGGTCATTGCCCAGGGTCTTGCCCACCTCTTCGAGGGAGGCCAGGGACGAGGCCCCGGTCTGAAAAAAGAGCTTCCTGAACACCTCTGGTGAAAAGGGCAGGTCGTTGCGCATTTTGGGGAGTTCGCGCAAGAAACTCTGAATCTTGTCCTGGTTCATGACAACTCCCTGCCCGCATCGTGTTTCGCGGCCCGTGCCGCCCATGGAATCCCGAACGACCGAAAACGCCGGGTCAGTCCAGAGTCAGGACCAGCGGAGCCCCAGGCTTGCCGCTGCCCGATTTGCCGTCACCCGATTTGCCGTTTTTCGACTCGCCGTTTTTCGACTCGCCCGTTCCCGGCTTGCCCGACCCCGGCTTGCCAGCGTCTGCCTGCCCCGCTTCGCGCACCGGCTCCGCTTCCGGCTGGCCGGATTCGGGACCCGGTCCGCCCTCGGCCTTGTCCACATGCCCCTCGCTCTTGAGAAAGGCCCAGAACATGCGGCTCTCCTTGAGGTCCGGATTGACCTCAAGGCTCTTGCGCAGGTATTTCTTGCACCCCTCAACGTCGCCCTTTTCATAGAAGCAGCGCGCGATGTTGTGGAACAGGTGCTCGTCGTCCGCCACCAGACCCTCGGCGCGCAGGTAGTATTGCAGGGCCTGTTCGTACATCTTGTTCTTGCGCATGTTGATGCCGAAATCGTTGAACAGGTGCTTGTGCTCCTCCTCAAAGGCCGCCTCGAGCCCGACGAGGCGCTCGAAGATGTCGTTGGCCTTCACCTGATCGCCCCGGTCGAGGTAGGTCAGGCCCAGGCCGAAGTTGGCGCGCACGTTCTCCTCGTCAATGGCCGTGGCCTGCTTGAACTCGAACTCGGCGCTGTAGGCCGCGCCGCGCTCGCGGTGCTTCTCGCCGCGCACCACGGCCTCGTCCATCTGCCTGATGGCCGGATACACGGTGGAGAGGTAGAATTCGGGCTCAGGATTGAATTTGGTCAGAAATTCGTCGCGCTCAAGGATGCGCTTGGGGCCGGAGGGGACATAGTTGCGGTTGAGAGGCTGCACGCCAATGGTGCCGTCCTCCAGCTCCTCGCCACTCCAGTAGGTCTTCTGGATGGTGCGTCGCTGGCTGGTGCCGGTGCCGATCTTGGACACGGACTGGGTGGAGAAGACCCCCTTGATCTTCTCGGCGCCGTCTCTGACAACCCCCCGTCCGGGGTGCTCGGTGTCACTTCGCTCAGTCATCCGCTCCCCCCTGGTCAGGCTGATCGAATCTCCTCGACAATGACGAGTGCAGCGTCCGCCGGGGACGCGGCCCCGGTGATGGGCCTGCCCACCACGAGATAGTCGGAGCCGGACCGGACAGCCTGGGCCGGGGTGACCACCCGACGCTGGTCATCCCCCCCTGCCGAGGCAGGCCGGATGCCCGGGGTCAGGCAGATGAACCGCCCCCCACAGGCCTTCTTGACCGCCTCGACCTCAAGCCCGGAACAGACCACTCCATTTACGCCATATTGCTTGGCTTTCACAGCCAGGTCAAGGACCATTTCCGAGGGTGGCGGCGCGCACTCAAGGGGCAGATCGCCCGCGGCCATGCTGGTGAGCATGGTCACAGCCAGGAGCAGCGGCGGCTCCTGGTCGGCGCGCGTCCCTTTGGCGAACCCCTCTGCACACCCCTCTGCGCACCCCTCCAGGGCCGCGCGGGCCATGCGCTCGCCGCCCAGGGCGTGGATGTTGACCATGTCCACCCCCAGCCGCGCGGCGGAGCGGGTCGCGCCCCGGACCGTGTTGGGGATGTCGAAGAATTTCATGTCCAGAAAGACCCGAAATCCGAGATCCTTCAGGCCCGTGACCACTGCCGGACCTTCAGCCGTGAACAGCTCAAGCCCCACCTTGACCCACGGCACCGCGCCGCGCAGGGAGCGGGCCATGGTCAGGGCGGACGCACCGTCCGGATAATCAAGGGCGACCACCAGTTCAGCCATCGCTCCCCCAGGTGTCGAGGATGGAGTCGAGCATGCCGGGCCGCAGCACGGGCTTGCACCGCCCGGCCAGATACACGGCCCGCAGTTCCTCATAGGCCGTGTCCAGGTCGTCGTTGACCACCCAGTAGTCGAAGAAGTCGGCCTGCCGCATCTCGCCCGTCGCATTGGTCAATCTGCGGGCGATGGATTCCCCGGAATCGGTGCCGCGCCGGGTCAGCCTGCGCACCAGCTCGGCGCGCGAGGGCGGCAGCAGGAAGACGAAAGTGCCCTTGTAGAAGGTCTTGCGCAGCTGCTTGGCCCCCTGCACGTCGATGTCGAAAAGCACGTCGCGGCCCTGGTCCAGCATCGCCTCCACCGGCGCGGTGGCCGTGCCGTAGAAGTTGCCATGGACCTCGGCCCATTCGCAAAACTCGCCCCGCTCCCGCATTTCCATAAAAACGTCACGGGTGACGAAATGGTATTCCCGCCCGTCCTGCTCCTGCCCCCTGGGGGCGCGGGTGGTGTAGGAGACGGAAAAACCGAAGTCTGGATACTCCCGCCTGAGCATCTCGATGAGCGTGCTCTTGCCCGTGCCGCTCGGCGCGCAGACCACCAGGATCTGCCCCAGGCGGATGTTGTGATGGTCACTGCCCACCTATTCCCCCTCTTCGGCGCTGAAACGCTGGCCCACGGTCTCGGCCTGGATGGCCGAGAGGATGACGTGGTTGGAATCAGTGACGATGATGGCGCGCGTCTTGCGGCCCTGGGTGGCGTCGATGAGCCGCCCCTCCTGGCGCGCGTCCTCGCGCAGGCGGCGCATGGGCGCGCTGGTGGGGTTGACGATGGAGACCACGCGGCTCAAAACCACGAAGTTGCCAAAGCCCACGTTGAGCAATCCCTGTTTCTGCATAAATACCTACAACTAGTTGAGTCGATTGAGCTGTTTCACTGTCTGACGAGCCAAGCCGGGCGCGCTATTCAATGTTCTGCACCTGCTCGCGGCACCGCTCAAGCTCGGCCTTGAAATCCACCACCAACCGGCTGACCTCCACGTCCTGGGCCTTGTTGCCGCAGGTGTTGATCTCGCGGAAGGTCTCCTGGATGAGGAAATCGAGCTTCTTGCCCACGTCGCTGCCCGTGCGCAGGGTCTCGCCGATGCGCTGAAGATGAGCGTCGAGCCGGGTCAGCTCCTCGGAGACATCGAGCTTGTCCGTCAGGTAGGCCACCTCCTGGAGCATGCGGTCCTCGGAGAACTCCGCCCCGGCAGAGGCGAGCATGTCGGTGATGCGCTGGCGCAGGCTGGCCTTCTTCTCTTCCAGAATGCCCGGAACGCGCACGGCCACGGCACGGGTCAACCCGCCCAGGGTCTCGAACCGGGCCAACAGGTCGGCCACCATGGCCCCACCCTCCACGGTGCGCGAGTGCATCCAGTCCAAAAGCGCGCCCTCAAGCCCGCGTGTCAGGCTCTCGGCCAGACCGGGATCAGGCTCGCTGCCCGAGTCGCGCCACAGGGACGACATGGACAGGACGCGGTTGTAATCCGGCTCGAACACGCGCCCTTCGCTCTGGGCCAATTTCTCCATCTGGCGGAACATGGCCCTGGCCATGGTCTCGTTGAAGGTCACGCCGAGCACCCCGGCGTCCATGACCTCCAGGTTGAGGGAGACATCCACCCGGCCCCGCGAGGCATGGGCGCGGACGACCTTTTCCCAGCCGTTCTCCAGGCCACGCAAAAAGCCGGGCAGCCGCCACTTCACGTCGAGAAAACGGCCATTGACGCTCTTGATCTCCCAGACGTGGGTCCAGGCGTCCTCAGTGGTCTCGAACCGGCCAAAACCGGTCATGCTGACAGGCATATTGTCAATCCTTTTGGTTATTGAGCTTGGTTTTATACAACTGACGCAACTTTGTCAGCCGCGATTTCATGTCCTCGCCCGCGTAGTCCGGAAAGGTCCAGGGGAAATCCACCCACCCCCGGCGCTGCCAGATGAGCGTCAGGTCCGCCCAGATGCCGCTGCCAAGGTAAATGCGGTGGGAAAAATTCTTGCCCGTGGCCAGCACCAGCCGCTCCAGGGTGAGGAATCCGGGATCAAGGTTGAACAGCCGCCCCCTTTGCCCGGCATGGGCGGTCTCAAGGGCATTGGTCAACAGCTTGATCCCGGCCAGCTCGTCCAGGGGACGCAGGGCGTCAAAGGCGAGCAGCCGCCGGACGATGGGCGTGCCGAGCTCCTTGTCGTAGTATCCGGTCTGGTCAAAGGGGAACAGGTCCGAGACATGCCCAGCCGGGCCGAAGCGCGCCTCCAGCTCATGGAGCAGGCCGGGCCAGACATCGTCCCACCGTGCGCTCAGGATGGAGAGGACCAGGAGTCCGGGCAGCGGGGTCTTCGGCGTGCTCACGACGCATTCTCCTGCGGATCGGTCATGGACGCGGCCAGGGGCTCGGCCACGATGACGCCCCGGTCCAGGCCCACGGGCCGGGCACTGACCAGGGAGCGCGGACCGGCCCCGTCGGGCAGCCGGGTCAACCGACACCCGGCGTAGAACTCGCTCACCCCGCGCCCCAGTTGGTCCTGCACCAGCACGTCGAGGCAGGGACGCCCCAGGAGCCGCTCGCCAAAGGCCCGCTTGCGGCGACTGACCAGGGCGCGCAGCCGGGTGGCCCGCTCCTTGCGCACGGGCACGGCCACCTGCCCGGCCATGGTCGCGGCTGCCGTGCCGGGCCGCTCGGAATAGGGAAAGACATGGGCATAGGTAAGGGGCAGGACGCGACACAGAGTCAGGGTGTTCTCGAACCCGGCCTCGTCCTCGCCGGGAAATCCGGTGATGAGATCGGCCCCAAGCCCGATCACGGGCCAGGCCTCGCCCAGCCGAATGAGAAAATCCACCGCGCCCTGCGGGTCGTAGTGGCCGCGCCCCATGGCTCGGAGCACATCCGGGTCGCCGCTTTGCAGCGAGAGGTGCAGCTGTGGACAGACCATGGACGACCCGGCCAGGGTGTCCAGCGCCTTGTGGTCAAGCTGGCCCGGCTCCACGGACGACACGCGCAGCCGCGCCCGCCCGGCCCAGCGGGGCGCAAGCTCCCTGTCCAGCCGGGCCAGGAGATCCCAGAAATCCGTGCGGTCCTGCAACCCCCGGCCATAGTGGCGCAGGTTGATGCCGCTGATGACCAGCTCGCGGAACCCGCTGTCGAGCAGGCGCACTGCCTCGGCCACCACCGCGTCCACCGGGCGGCTGACCGACGGTCCGCGCGTCTGCGGGACGATGCAGTAGGTGCAGTGATGCGAGCAGCCGTCCTGGACCTTGACCACAGCCCGCGCCCTGGAGTAGCCGGTGATGGAAAATGGTGCAAACCCGCCCAGCGCCCCGGCCTCGCCATCCAACACAGCAGGAGAAACAGGCGGCGCGGCAGGCCCGGCCAGGAGCGCGCCCTTGTCCGCCTGGGGCACCACCCGGACCACGCCGGGCAGCCCGGCCAGCTCGTCGGCCATGACCTGGGCGGCGCAGCCGGTGACGATGATCCCGGCTGTGGGACTGGCCCGGTGCAGACTGCGCACGGTCTGGCGCAGGTCGGCCACGGCATTGGCCGTGACAGCGCAGGAGTTGATCAGGATGAGGTCCGCCTCTTGGGGCGCACCGGTCTCAAACGCCTGCCCGTGGCCGGTCCATGCCTCGGCGATGGACCGGGTCTCGTACTGGTTTATCTTGCACCCCAGGGTGGCGGTGTAAAAGCGAATCATGTACTATCGGCCTGCTGCGATGATGAACAACCATACACTCTCAAGAAAAGCGAACCCATGAGACACACCCTGCCGACCTGCGTCCTTGTCCTGGCCCTGGCCGCATCCCTGTTTGTCCCGCTGGCCGGATGCGGCATGCCCCAGCCCAAGATGGCGGGCAACCTGTCCATGACTCTCAAGGACTATGAACAGGCCGTTGTCGAATATCAGAAGGCCCTCAAGGACGACCCGGACTCTGCCCGGCTGCTGACCGGCCTGGGCCGTGCGTACTACAATCTCGGCGAATACGCCAAGGCCGAGGAGGCGTTCCGCCACGCCGCCGAGGTGGAGGACTACCCCAGCGCGGTCTTCTACACCGGCCTGTGCCAGATCGCCAGGGGCGACCGACAGGGCGGTTTCGACACCCTGACCCGGTTCCGCTATTCGGGCAAGGTCCAGGTGACCAACTCGGTGCACGACATGGCCGAGCGGCTGGCCGCCACGCCCGACCTGACCGACGAAGCCATCACCAGGGCCATGTTCCGGGCCTGGGACGAGGGCATGGAGCGCGAGCGGGACATGAGCCGATCCGGCTAGCCCCCGCCCGTGCGACTAAAGCATTTGCCAACAAGGGTCAATGCCATGAAACAGACGCTACCATTCCTCCTCGCCGCGCTGGCCTTGCTGACCGGCTGCCTCAGCTACGGCTCAGTGGGCGTGGGCTCCACCTCGGGCGTGGGCGTGGCCTTCAGCAGCCACGGCGACTTCCTGTACAGCGGGCCGGATGCGGCCTACCGCAGCAACCGCGAAGGGCTGCGCGCCTTTCTCGACCAGGACTACGCCACGGCCCGCACGCACTTTGACGCGACCCTGGATGCGTATCCCGGCAACCCGGACGCCGTGTTCTACCTCGGCCTGACGCTGCAATTCCTGGACGAACGCGAGCAGGGATTCGCCGTACTCGCCACCTTTCGCGACCCGCTGAACACGCGCGTCACCCAGGAGGTGCAATGGTGGACAACCTATTGCCGCAAGAAGCCGGAGATGACGCCGGACGACATCCGCCGGACCCTGGTCAACGCCAGGGGCGAAGGATTCCAGCGCGAACGCGAGGAGAGATGGGAAGACCGCTGGGGCATCTGAGCCCGGACCTGCTCACCCCTTCTCCCATTCAAGGGCGCTCCAGGGCATGCTCGATGACCCCGCCGCCCAGGACCGCCCCTGCCTCGTCGTACACCGCCGCCACCTGACCGGGGGCCGGGCGGGTGTGCTCCTCGATGAAATGGAAGACCAGCCTGGAGCCGTCCACGGCGAACCGGGCAGGCCGCGCCCGCTGGCGATAGCGGGTCTGGAGCATGACCACCTCGGGCCAGCCAGCCGGGTCGGTCATGAAGTTGACCTGCCAGGCCACGCAGCCAGGAGCGTGGAGCGAGGGTTTGGGCCCCACGATCAGGGTGTTGTCGGCCACGCGCTTGTCCAGAACATAGAGCGGCTCGGTCCAGGCGATGCCAAGGCCGCGCCGCTGGCCCTGGGTGTGCCGCCACAACCCCTTGTGCCTGCCGATCACCGTGCCGTCCTCAAGCCGGATGGGACCGGTGCCGGGCATGTTCCCGCGCCGGGTCAGGAACGTCTGGTAGTCGTCGCCCGGCACGAAGCATATCTCCTGGCTCTCGCCCGGCAGGGGCGGCGTCAGGCCGAGACCGGCCAGGGTCTCCGGCACGTCCCGCTTGCAGATGTCGCCCAGAGGAAAATGGGCCCGGCGCAGGGTCTCGATGGGCACCAGGGAAAGAAAATAGCTCTGGTCCTTGTCTGGATCGCCCCCGCGCGTGAGCAGAAGACCGGACGGGCCGCGCTCCTCAAGGCGCGCGTAGTGGCCGGTGGCCAAGGCGTCCGCGCCCAGGGAGAGCGCAAACCGGAAGAGCGCGCCGAACTTCATGCGCGGGTTGCAGACCGCGCACGGATTGGGCGTACGCCCCTGACGGTAGGCATCGGCAAAAGGCGCGACCACCTCGCGCTCGAACTCGCGGCGCAGATCCGCCACATGCAACGGCACGCCGAGCCGGGCGCACGCCTCGGCCAGCCCGGCAATCGCCTTGTCCGAATCCGGGCCGGACGGCAGGAACCGGCCATGCACGGCCAGCACCTCATGCCCGCCCGCCCGCATCAGGGCCAGGGCGAGCAGGCTGTCCATGCCCCCGCTCACGGCTACGGCTGTCTTCATGCTGTGTCCATGGGTTGAATCCGGGCGCATGGGGAACATCCCGCGCCGACCGCACACATCCTAAGGAACCGCGCGCGGTTTGCAAGCCTTTAAAAACACCCTCCCCCGGACGGGAAAGACTCTCGCAATCACCGCGCGGATAGGCTATCCCAGTCAAAGCCCCCCTTCGGGATGCCCTGCGTCGGCAGCCCGCTTTGGGAAACGGGCGGAATCTCGACCCAAAAGGACAAAAAATGACAAGCATCACCTTGTTTCCGGGCCGGTACATCCAGGGAAGGGACGCCCTGTCCAAGCTGGGCGGCGAATGCGCCCGGCTTGGCGGCAACGTCTTTGTCATCGCCTCCCCCCATCCTCTCAAGCACCTGCTGCCCGCGGTCCTCCCTGGCGTCACCGACGCATGCCGGGCCGTGGTCGAACCTTTTGGGCGGGAATGCTCGGACGAGGAGATTCAGCGGCTCCTCAAGCTGTGCCGCGAAGCAGGCTGCGATCTGGTACTGGGCATGGGCGGCGGCAAGACCCTGGACGCGGCCAAGGCCGTGGCCCATCTGGCCGCAGCGCCCTCGATCATGGTCCCGACCATTGCCTCCACAGACGCCCCGTGCAGTTCGGTCTGCGTGGTCTACACCAATGACGGCGTGTTCAAGCGCGCCGACATCCTGCCGCGCAACCCGGACTCGGTCATCGTGGACACCGGGGTCATCGCCCAGGCGTCGCCCCGCTTCCTGGCGGCGGGCATGGGCGACGCCCTGGCCACCTGGTTCGAGGCCGAGTCGTGCCGCATCAAGCGCGCCCCGAACATCGCGGGCGCGGTCGGGTCCATGACGGCCTATGCCCTGGCCCGGCTGTGCCGGGACACCCTGTTCGACTACGGCCCGGCGGCGCTGGCCTCCTGCTCGGCCAGAGCGGTCACCCCGGCCCTGGAGCGGGTGGTGGAGGCCAACACCCTCCTGAGCGGGCTTGGCTTTGAGAGTGCCGGGCTGGCCGCTGCCCATTCCATCCACAACGGACTGACCGCCCTGCCCCGGACCGCCGAGTTCCATCATGGCGAAAAAGTGGCCTTTGGAACCCTCGTCTCCCTGTTCCTGACCGACGCGCACCCCTCGCTCATGGAGCAGACCTACGGATTCTGCGAGTCCGTGGGCCTGCCCACCACCCTGGCCGATCTGGGCCTTGAGGAGGTCTCGGACCAGGAACTGCTCCAGGTGGCCGAGAAGGCGTGCGCTCCGGGGGAGAGCATCCACAACGAACCCGGCGGGATCTCGCCGGAGACGGTGGCGGAAACGATCAGGGCCGCAGATGCATGGGGCAGGAAAAGGCAAGACGCCTCCGGCTTGCACCGCTAGATGCACAGGCCAACTTTGACAGAGGACGAAAGACCATACTGTGTGCTAGAAGCATGGGCATGCTCACCCATATCAGACAAGGAGTTCCCATATGAAACCGTTGCGCCACTTTCTGCTGGTCGCCCTGCTGACCACCATGTTGGCCGCGCCCCAGGCCCTGGCCTGCACCACCATGATCATCACGCCCGGAGCCAGCGCCGACGGCTCCATGATGGTCACCCACTCGGACGACGACGAACTGGGCGACCAGCGGCTGATCTTCGTGCCTGCCAAGGAGCAGACCGGCAGCCGCAAAATATACCCCGAAGCCTATGCCTATCCGCGCATCGTCACCAATGACCGCGGCCCGGCCTACGACACCAGGGGCTATCCTCCCACCGAGCCGGTGGGCACCGTGCCCTACGCCGAGATCTGGAAGATCCTGGGCCGGGAGCAGAAGACCTCCTTCGCCTATTTCGACGGCAACTACGGGATCATGAACGAAAAGAACCTGATGATGGGCGAGTGCACCAACGCGGCCAACTACGAGCCCAAGGCCAACTCCAAGGCAGGGGCTGGCCAGCCGCAGCGCCTCTTCTACAGCTCCGAGCTGTCGCGCATCGCCCTGGAAAACTGCGCCACGGCCCGCGAGGCGGTCACCCTCATGGGCGGATTGGTGGACAAGTACGGCGTCTACGACACGGGCGAGACCTTGCTGGTGGCTGACGAGAACGAGGGTTGGGTCTTTGAGATGTGCGCCCTGCCCGACACCACCTACCACTCGGCCTGGGTGGCCAAACGGGTGCCGGACGGCGAGTTCTTCGTGGCCGCCAACACCTTCCGCATCCGCGAGGTGATCCGGGACGACCCGGAAAACTTCCGCTATTCCAAGCTCCTGCATCCCGGCCTGAAAAAGCTCAAGTGGTGGGACGAGAAGACCCAGGGCCCGGTGGACTGGCTGCGCGCCATCAGCCCCGGCGAGTACAACCACCCCTACTACTCCCTGCGCCGCGTCTGGCGGGCCATGGACCGGGTCAACCCGGACCTGGGCCTCTCCCCCTGGGTCAAGGACACCTACACCACGGACTATCCCTTCTCCATCAAGCCGAGCAGCGGCATTGACGTGGCCAAGATCTTCAGCATCTACCGCGACCACTACGAGGGCACCCAGTTCGACCTGACCAAGGGCGCGGCTGCCGGTCCCTACGGCGATCCGCACCGCTTTGTCGGCCCCTATGACGGCAACCAGAACAACGTGGACGCGGACAAGAAGTTCTACGGCGCGTGGGAGCGGTCCATCTCGGTCTTCTACCAGGGCTACACCTACGTCTGCCAGACCCGGCCCAAGGCCCCGGAATACACCAAGGGCGTGGTCTGGTTCGGCCCGGACGTGTCCTACACCACCTGCTTCACGCCCTTCTTCGCCAGGGCGGCCCAACTGCCGCGCCCCTATCAGACAGGCTCGTCCCAGCAGTTCGACCCCGCCTCGGCCTGGTGGCATTTCGATCTGCTGGGCAACTGGTCGCGCCTCAACTTCCAGCGCATGACCGAGGTGGACATCAAGCCCGTGCAACGCGAGCTTGAAGACGCGGCCATGCAGGACTTCCTGGCCATGGACGAGGCCGTGGCAGGCAAGACCGACGAGGAGTCGCTGCGCCTGATCACCGAGTTCGGCTTCAACACCGCGAGCCGGGTGCTCGACAGGTGGCGCAACCTGACCTTCACCCTGTTCGCCAAGTACTCCGACGGCTACATCAACATCCCCGGCGGCCCGGTCCTGGCCATCGGCTACCCCTCGGACTGGCTCGACACCACCAACTACAAGGACGGCCCGGTCAGCTACGACATGAAGTAGCCCGCGCCGCGCACACAAGAAAAAGAGCCGGTCGCCGAGAATGTTCGGCGA from Pseudodesulfovibrio aespoeensis Aspo-2 includes the following:
- a CDS encoding HDOD domain-containing protein, coding for MNQDKIQSFLRELPKMRNDLPFSPEVFRKLFFQTGASSLASLEEVGKTLGNDQGLTTRVLSLANSAYYGLQAEVQSVSRAAAVLGMAEIRNIVLTLGVNGLTRGRTMPNGFDLGEYWRHQFFVAMIARELSRITEVGNPDNLFTAGLLHDIGKLIIAMRRPEDWVGIRELADAEDMLDAEAEEEYWGLDHAVIGALVLKSWDLPPTLVEPVNWHHAPELSPGHSNEATVICVSDCAAHAVEEEEDRYDSRLDALCPDLEMEREEVLEVAEELAESKDIEQFIRLLS
- a CDS encoding tetratricopeptide repeat protein — translated: MTERSDTEHPGRGVVRDGAEKIKGVFSTQSVSKIGTGTSQRRTIQKTYWSGEELEDGTIGVQPLNRNYVPSGPKRILERDEFLTKFNPEPEFYLSTVYPAIRQMDEAVVRGEKHRERGAAYSAEFEFKQATAIDEENVRANFGLGLTYLDRGDQVKANDIFERLVGLEAAFEEEHKHLFNDFGINMRKNKMYEQALQYYLRAEGLVADDEHLFHNIARCFYEKGDVEGCKKYLRKSLEVNPDLKESRMFWAFLKSEGHVDKAEGGPGPESGQPEAEPVREAGQADAGKPGSGKPGTGESKNGESKNGKSGDGKSGSGKPGAPLVLTLD
- the pyrF gene encoding orotidine-5'-phosphate decarboxylase; the encoded protein is MAELVVALDYPDGASALTMARSLRGAVPWVKVGLELFTAEGPAVVTGLKDLGFRVFLDMKFFDIPNTVRGATRSAARLGVDMVNIHALGGERMARAALEGCAEGCAEGFAKGTRADQEPPLLLAVTMLTSMAAGDLPLECAPPPSEMVLDLAVKAKQYGVNGVVCSGLEVEAVKKACGGRFICLTPGIRPASAGGDDQRRVVTPAQAVRSGSDYLVVGRPITGAASPADAALVIVEEIRSA
- the gmk gene encoding guanylate kinase, whose protein sequence is MGSDHHNIRLGQILVVCAPSGTGKSTLIEMLRREYPDFGFSVSYTTRAPRGQEQDGREYHFVTRDVFMEMRERGEFCEWAEVHGNFYGTATAPVEAMLDQGRDVLFDIDVQGAKQLRKTFYKGTFVFLLPPSRAELVRRLTRRGTDSGESIARRLTNATGEMRQADFFDYWVVNDDLDTAYEELRAVYLAGRCKPVLRPGMLDSILDTWGSDG
- a CDS encoding DUF370 domain-containing protein, with the protein product MQKQGLLNVGFGNFVVLSRVVSIVNPTSAPMRRLREDARQEGRLIDATQGRKTRAIIVTDSNHVILSAIQAETVGQRFSAEEGE
- a CDS encoding YicC/YloC family endoribonuclease produces the protein MPVSMTGFGRFETTEDAWTHVWEIKSVNGRFLDVKWRLPGFLRGLENGWEKVVRAHASRGRVDVSLNLEVMDAGVLGVTFNETMARAMFRQMEKLAQSEGRVFEPDYNRVLSMSSLWRDSGSEPDPGLAESLTRGLEGALLDWMHSRTVEGGAMVADLLARFETLGGLTRAVAVRVPGILEEKKASLRQRITDMLASAGAEFSEDRMLQEVAYLTDKLDVSEELTRLDAHLQRIGETLRTGSDVGKKLDFLIQETFREINTCGNKAQDVEVSRLVVDFKAELERCREQVQNIE
- a CDS encoding DUF4416 family protein — protein: MSTPKTPLPGLLVLSILSARWDDVWPGLLHELEARFGPAGHVSDLFPFDQTGYYDKELGTPIVRRLLAFDALRPLDELAGIKLLTNALETAHAGQRGRLFNLDPGFLTLERLVLATGKNFSHRIYLGSGIWADLTLIWQRRGWVDFPWTFPDYAGEDMKSRLTKLRQLYKTKLNNQKD
- a CDS encoding MiaB/RimO family radical SAM methylthiotransferase, which produces MIRFYTATLGCKINQYETRSIAEAWTGHGQAFETGAPQEADLILINSCAVTANAVADLRQTVRSLHRASPTAGIIVTGCAAQVMADELAGLPGVVRVVPQADKGALLAGPAAPPVSPAVLDGEAGALGGFAPFSITGYSRARAVVKVQDGCSHHCTYCIVPQTRGPSVSRPVDAVVAEAVRLLDSGFRELVISGINLRHYGRGLQDRTDFWDLLARLDRELAPRWAGRARLRVSSVEPGQLDHKALDTLAGSSMVCPQLHLSLQSGDPDVLRAMGRGHYDPQGAVDFLIRLGEAWPVIGLGADLITGFPGEDEAGFENTLTLCRVLPLTYAHVFPYSERPGTAAATMAGQVAVPVRKERATRLRALVSRRKRAFGERLLGRPCLDVLVQDQLGRGVSEFYAGCRLTRLPDGAGPRSLVSARPVGLDRGVIVAEPLAASMTDPQENAS
- a CDS encoding tetratricopeptide repeat protein yields the protein MRHTLPTCVLVLALAASLFVPLAGCGMPQPKMAGNLSMTLKDYEQAVVEYQKALKDDPDSARLLTGLGRAYYNLGEYAKAEEAFRHAAEVEDYPSAVFYTGLCQIARGDRQGGFDTLTRFRYSGKVQVTNSVHDMAERLAATPDLTDEAITRAMFRAWDEGMERERDMSRSG
- a CDS encoding tetratricopeptide repeat protein → MKQTLPFLLAALALLTGCLSYGSVGVGSTSGVGVAFSSHGDFLYSGPDAAYRSNREGLRAFLDQDYATARTHFDATLDAYPGNPDAVFYLGLTLQFLDEREQGFAVLATFRDPLNTRVTQEVQWWTTYCRKKPEMTPDDIRRTLVNARGEGFQREREERWEDRWGI
- the mnmA gene encoding tRNA 2-thiouridine(34) synthase MnmA, whose product is MKTAVAVSGGMDSLLALALMRAGGHEVLAVHGRFLPSGPDSDKAIAGLAEACARLGVPLHVADLRREFEREVVAPFADAYRQGRTPNPCAVCNPRMKFGALFRFALSLGADALATGHYARLEERGPSGLLLTRGGDPDKDQSYFLSLVPIETLRRAHFPLGDICKRDVPETLAGLGLTPPLPGESQEICFVPGDDYQTFLTRRGNMPGTGPIRLEDGTVIGRHKGLWRHTQGQRRGLGIAWTEPLYVLDKRVADNTLIVGPKPSLHAPGCVAWQVNFMTDPAGWPEVVMLQTRYRQRARPARFAVDGSRLVFHFIEEHTRPAPGQVAAVYDEAGAVLGGGVIEHALERP